The Niastella koreensis GR20-10 genome includes a window with the following:
- a CDS encoding radical SAM/SPASM domain-containing protein, giving the protein MKYSQFNSILPFDEHYIMFNTYSNGLLALEPMLKDLIEAARAEGIDNLEEVHPSLFQAMKENGFLIENETDEVEKIKQLRYAIDFNESTYHLTINPTMNCNFKCWYCYETHVKNSRMSEEIIERVNTFLTTQIVHNEKIRSFNLSWFGGEPLLYFYDIVLPIMNHFNKVSDEKQIERGINFTSNGYLINQKMVDVFKKNNVTALQITLDGYGEEHDTVRYVSSTRGSYEKIIENVLLMLKHEIFIRLRINYTHTNIQNCHKIIDDLIPLNQRERQFLMLDFHRVWQDHVPQQEGFISAQIDKFRKAGFTVNSNLSMDNVRNSCYADKKNSAVINYNGDVFKCTARDFTTFKRDGYINEGGEIIWENGSLENRMDIKFKNKPCLSCKLLPVCNGGCSQHAVEYIAKGEEYCIFDHDENKKNEVVRQKIKDLVDFD; this is encoded by the coding sequence ATGAAATACTCGCAATTCAACTCGATCCTTCCTTTTGATGAGCATTATATTATGTTCAATACCTACAGCAACGGGCTGTTAGCCTTAGAGCCGATGTTAAAAGACCTGATCGAAGCGGCCAGGGCCGAAGGCATAGATAACCTGGAAGAAGTGCATCCCAGCCTTTTTCAGGCAATGAAAGAAAATGGTTTTTTAATAGAAAATGAAACAGATGAAGTGGAAAAAATAAAACAACTTCGTTATGCCATTGATTTTAATGAAAGCACTTATCACCTCACTATTAATCCAACCATGAATTGCAATTTCAAATGCTGGTATTGTTACGAAACGCATGTGAAAAATTCAAGGATGAGTGAAGAGATCATCGAAAGAGTGAACACCTTTTTAACCACGCAGATAGTGCATAATGAAAAGATCAGAAGCTTTAACCTTTCGTGGTTCGGCGGTGAGCCCCTGCTTTACTTTTACGACATTGTACTGCCTATTATGAATCATTTCAACAAGGTATCGGATGAAAAACAAATTGAGCGGGGCATCAATTTTACCAGCAACGGCTACCTGATCAACCAGAAAATGGTAGATGTATTTAAGAAGAACAATGTAACCGCCTTACAGATAACCCTCGACGGATATGGTGAAGAACACGATACTGTTCGATATGTTTCATCTACCCGTGGCTCCTATGAAAAGATCATAGAGAATGTGCTGCTGATGCTGAAACATGAAATTTTCATCAGGTTACGGATCAACTACACACACACGAACATCCAAAATTGTCATAAGATCATTGATGATCTTATACCGCTTAACCAGCGCGAAAGACAATTCCTGATGCTCGATTTTCACCGCGTATGGCAGGACCATGTACCGCAGCAGGAAGGTTTTATTTCAGCGCAGATAGACAAATTCAGGAAAGCCGGTTTTACCGTTAACTCTAACCTGAGTATGGATAATGTACGCAACTCATGTTATGCCGATAAGAAAAACAGCGCCGTTATCAATTACAATGGCGATGTATTTAAATGTACCGCCCGTGATTTTACCACCTTTAAAAGAGATGGATACATTAATGAGGGCGGAGAAATAATCTGGGAAAACGGAAGCCTGGAAAACAGGATGGACATTAAATTCAAAAACAAACCCTGCCTCTCCTGTAAACTATTGCCCGTATGCAATGGCGGCTGTTCGCAACATGCTGTAGAGTACATAGCAAAAGGCGAAGAGTACTGTATTTTCGACCATGATGAAAACAAAAAAAACGAAGTGGTCCGGCAAAAGATAAAGGATTTGGTTGATTTCGATTAA
- a CDS encoding helix-turn-helix domain-containing protein: protein MQYVTLLTTSGGNFYLLVRLLSISVKIIKRHLEILSQDLQQYGVISQTKHRTGMILYIRHMAAKQDILKLSFKEDISLGIEFIPINDHYARTQSNLRRPHRASFYLIFWFKNGTPIHTVDFHLIHLQPDSFIFVRKDAVQFFDQQNTFETSTLLFTDTFFCETEQDHRFLQSSPLFNDFTANQGPIPIMGTNRLRDIWLWMQQEEHHLADTFHAPMLRKYLYSFLLEAEREQLKQGKGTRMKGPNFEYFINFKELLEQYFRTEKGIAFYADQLFISAKVLTHITHIMMGKTPKQLLDERVLLEAKRLLVHTENPIKTISHYIGFDETTNFNKFFKKHSGQTPAAFRDGFSH from the coding sequence TTGCAATATGTTACTTTATTGACCACTTCGGGCGGAAACTTTTATCTTTTGGTCAGACTTTTATCTATATCCGTCAAAATAATTAAGAGACACCTGGAAATTTTATCACAAGACCTGCAACAATACGGTGTCATTTCTCAAACGAAACATCGAACCGGAATGATTTTGTATATTCGTCACATGGCGGCTAAACAGGACATCCTGAAGTTAAGTTTTAAGGAAGATATTTCTTTAGGGATTGAATTTATTCCTATAAACGATCACTATGCGCGTACACAATCCAACCTGCGTCGGCCACATCGCGCATCTTTTTACCTAATCTTTTGGTTTAAAAATGGCACCCCCATTCATACGGTCGACTTCCATCTGATTCATCTGCAACCCGATTCTTTTATATTTGTGCGTAAGGATGCTGTGCAGTTTTTCGATCAGCAAAATACTTTTGAAACAAGTACATTACTTTTTACCGATACTTTCTTTTGTGAAACGGAACAAGATCACCGTTTTCTGCAAAGCAGCCCGTTATTTAATGATTTTACGGCCAACCAAGGCCCCATCCCCATTATGGGCACTAATCGGTTGCGAGATATCTGGCTTTGGATGCAACAGGAAGAACATCATTTGGCCGATACTTTTCATGCTCCGATGTTAAGGAAATACCTGTACAGCTTTCTGCTGGAAGCAGAAAGGGAACAATTGAAACAGGGAAAAGGCACCCGTATGAAAGGTCCAAACTTTGAATACTTTATTAACTTTAAGGAACTGCTTGAACAGTATTTCCGAACAGAAAAAGGAATTGCTTTTTACGCGGATCAACTTTTTATCTCGGCTAAAGTGTTAACCCATATAACGCATATCATGATGGGGAAAACGCCCAAACAATTGCTGGATGAACGCGTCTTGCTGGAAGCAAAACGGCTGCTGGTGCATACCGAAAATCCTATTAAAACCATTAGCCATTATATCGGTTTCGACGAAACGACCAACTTTAACAAATTTTTCAAAAAGCATTCCGGCCAAACACCTGCAGCATTCAGGGATGGTTTTTCTCACTAA
- a CDS encoding DUF3575 domain-containing protein, with product MTLTRFPRKPFTLSIVCTILLIVANKNSFGQYGYENVDNKFYVSLSPFALIDALDYPSLRISTDVKVYKHFSISVEGALYSLLRTAFYKENVTGFAIKPCIKYYFNRQKIMNGLFIALEYQYKQEHYHLSDTIVSAGNGYYKTYGMTRYINCVNIKMGEVENFRKRWILEWFAGIGIRYFNSFTDLSDQEYDGIIYNEKYANTSMTGIQVREVGHHTYPNITLGLKLGYRLW from the coding sequence ATGACTTTAACCCGATTTCCGCGGAAGCCGTTTACCCTTTCTATTGTATGTACGATCCTGCTTATTGTGGCAAACAAAAATTCGTTTGGTCAGTATGGCTACGAAAATGTGGATAACAAATTCTATGTTTCTTTATCTCCCTTTGCGCTTATAGATGCCCTGGATTATCCTTCTTTACGCATAAGTACTGATGTAAAAGTGTATAAACATTTTTCGATCTCCGTAGAGGGCGCCTTATACTCTTTATTGAGAACGGCGTTTTACAAGGAAAATGTAACCGGGTTTGCCATTAAACCATGTATAAAATATTATTTCAACCGCCAAAAGATCATGAATGGATTGTTCATTGCGCTGGAATATCAATATAAGCAGGAACACTATCATTTAAGCGACACGATTGTGTCTGCAGGTAATGGGTATTATAAAACGTATGGGATGACCCGGTACATAAACTGCGTTAACATTAAAATGGGCGAAGTGGAGAACTTTCGTAAAAGGTGGATACTGGAATGGTTCGCAGGGATCGGTATCCGGTATTTTAATTCCTTTACCGATCTGTCTGATCAGGAATATGATGGTATTATTTATAATGAAAAATATGCCAATACCAGCATGACGGGGATCCAGGTGCGGGAGGTCGGTCATCATACGTATCCCAATATAACCCTGGGTCTCAAACTCGGCTACAGGCTATGGTAA
- a CDS encoding rhodanese-like domain-containing protein has protein sequence MLSFLKNMFQNGNDGLADALQAGAVIVDVRTKAEYQQGHIAESQNIPLDEIRSKTELIRRWNKPVITVCRSGSRSAMAKDILSAAGIQVYNGGAWTSLKPVK, from the coding sequence ATGTTATCATTTCTTAAAAACATGTTTCAAAATGGCAACGACGGGCTTGCAGATGCGTTGCAGGCAGGGGCCGTGATCGTAGACGTGCGCACCAAAGCGGAATATCAGCAGGGACACATTGCAGAGTCCCAGAACATTCCGCTCGATGAGATCAGATCGAAAACTGAATTGATCCGCAGGTGGAACAAGCCGGTGATTACGGTTTGCCGCAGCGGCAGCCGAAGTGCCATGGCAAAGGATATTTTAAGTGCAGCAGGTATACAAGTGTATAATGGCGGCGCCTGGACATCGTTAAAACCCGTAAAGTAA
- a CDS encoding alpha/beta fold hydrolase: MKTKLNIVLVHGAFGDGSHWRNVIPALAAEGYTVRAMQLPLTTLEEDIQRTSDMVASLDGPVLLVGHSYGGMVITGAGNHPNVKGLVYVAAFAPDQGEAAGGLLQLRPAPEGATDIAQGPSGYLYVDYAKYPEVFSQGVSDDDALVMAVSQKPINGAAFGAPLANVPAWKVKPSWYQVSDNDKMIQPETQTWFAERINARKTIHLNAGHASMGSHSQEVSALILEAAKSIQD, encoded by the coding sequence ATGAAAACAAAACTCAACATCGTACTGGTTCACGGCGCATTTGGAGACGGTTCACATTGGAGAAATGTTATCCCTGCATTAGCAGCAGAAGGTTATACTGTTAGAGCAATGCAATTGCCACTTACTACTTTAGAAGAAGATATCCAACGCACAAGCGATATGGTAGCATCACTGGATGGCCCGGTATTATTGGTCGGCCATTCTTACGGAGGCATGGTAATTACCGGTGCAGGTAACCACCCCAACGTAAAAGGGTTAGTGTACGTTGCAGCGTTTGCGCCGGATCAAGGCGAAGCTGCTGGTGGTTTATTGCAGCTGCGTCCGGCACCGGAAGGCGCCACAGATATAGCTCAGGGCCCATCCGGTTATCTTTATGTAGACTATGCCAAATATCCGGAAGTATTTAGTCAGGGGGTATCTGATGATGATGCCTTGGTAATGGCTGTTTCCCAAAAGCCCATCAACGGCGCTGCCTTCGGCGCACCTTTGGCAAATGTACCTGCCTGGAAAGTAAAGCCCAGCTGGTACCAGGTTTCAGACAATGATAAAATGATACAGCCAGAAACACAAACTTGGTTTGCCGAACGTATAAATGCCCGCAAAACCATCCATCTTAATGCAGGCCATGCTTCTATGGGATCTCACAGCCAAGAGGTGTCTGCATTAATTCTGGAAGCTGCTAAATCTATACAAGACTAA
- a CDS encoding MBL fold metallo-hydrolase, producing the protein MEVITVPILPLRMLQSHIVRDQKSIIVDTGNPGSVPKILDAMEKHKIAIEDVSLILITHSHLDHSGSAAELQKVLNVPIAMHGFEKEYVENGTRLPLTPKDWFGKLFKKTPLIKKNVERFKVNIILKGDEDLKQYGVDARVVFTPGHTPGSVSVMLGNGEMVAGDVVSGGILLGGILNNDVPTWPIFHDDTINSIKSLKQIINLSPTKVHVGHGGPVYVPSIKKFIDHQS; encoded by the coding sequence ATGGAAGTTATTACCGTACCCATCCTGCCGTTAAGGATGCTGCAATCCCATATTGTCCGCGATCAAAAATCTATTATTGTTGATACTGGCAACCCTGGTAGTGTTCCGAAAATACTCGATGCCATGGAAAAGCATAAAATTGCTATTGAAGATGTTTCTTTAATCTTGATTACCCATAGTCATTTAGATCATTCCGGAAGTGCCGCTGAACTACAAAAGGTGCTTAATGTACCAATCGCGATGCATGGATTTGAAAAAGAATATGTTGAAAATGGCACCCGTTTGCCACTTACACCTAAAGATTGGTTTGGTAAACTCTTTAAAAAAACGCCTCTTATCAAGAAAAATGTAGAAAGATTTAAAGTAAACATTATTCTTAAGGGAGACGAAGACCTCAAACAATACGGCGTAGATGCCAGGGTTGTTTTCACTCCCGGTCACACACCAGGATCTGTGTCGGTCATGTTAGGCAACGGGGAAATGGTAGCAGGCGATGTGGTATCAGGAGGTATACTCTTGGGTGGAATTCTCAATAATGATGTTCCCACCTGGCCAATTTTCCATGATGATACAATAAATAGTATTAAAAGCCTTAAGCAAATAATCAATCTATCGCCCACAAAGGTACATGTAGGTCACGGTGGCCCGGTTTATGTGCCTTCGATTAAAAAGTTTATTGATCATCAGTCTTAG
- a CDS encoding MBL fold metallo-hydrolase: MKIEQIYTGCLAQGAYYIESDGEAVVIDPLREVEPYIQKAKRNGATIKYVFETHFHADFVSGHLDLFKESKAPIVYGPTAKPAFDAIIAKDGQEFKVGKVTFKVLHTPGHTMESACYLLKDENGRDVALFSGDTLFIGDVGRPDLAQKAEHITQEELAGTLFDSLRSKVMPLSDDIIVYPAHGAGSACGKNMSKETTDTLGHQKQTNYALRANMTREEFIKEVTEGLTTPPAYFPLNVMLNKQGYESIGEVLQRGKHALSPAEFETAANETGAIVLDTRDPQSFAGGFIPNSVNIGIAGNFAPWVGALIPDINQLILLVTDEGTEEEVITRLARVGYDYTIGYLKGGFAAWKEAGKQTDHIISINAAALSEKIKAGNIAVLDVRKPGEFISEHVAGALNLPLDNINDHLAVLNKEQTYFVHCAGGYRSVIFNSILKARGFDHLIDIKGGFNAIKEAGTIPVTDYVCPSTLANK; encoded by the coding sequence ATGAAAATAGAACAGATCTATACCGGTTGTCTGGCGCAGGGCGCCTACTACATAGAAAGTGATGGGGAAGCTGTGGTGATAGATCCCCTGCGCGAAGTGGAACCTTATATACAAAAAGCAAAACGGAACGGTGCAACCATCAAATACGTTTTTGAAACGCACTTCCATGCAGATTTCGTATCCGGCCACCTTGACCTGTTTAAGGAATCCAAAGCACCAATTGTGTATGGCCCTACGGCTAAACCTGCATTTGACGCCATCATTGCAAAGGATGGGCAGGAATTCAAAGTAGGGAAAGTTACTTTCAAAGTACTGCACACGCCAGGGCATACCATGGAAAGCGCCTGTTATTTGCTGAAAGATGAAAATGGAAGGGACGTGGCCCTGTTCTCCGGCGATACCCTGTTCATCGGTGATGTAGGCCGTCCCGACCTGGCGCAAAAGGCTGAACATATTACCCAGGAAGAACTGGCGGGAACGCTGTTCGACTCGTTGCGCAGTAAGGTAATGCCGTTAAGCGATGACATTATTGTGTATCCTGCTCATGGAGCCGGCAGCGCCTGCGGCAAGAATATGAGCAAGGAAACCACCGATACCCTCGGCCATCAAAAGCAAACCAATTATGCATTACGGGCCAATATGACGCGAGAAGAATTTATAAAAGAAGTAACGGAAGGACTGACAACGCCACCGGCTTATTTTCCGCTGAACGTAATGCTGAACAAACAAGGGTATGAAAGCATTGGGGAAGTTCTGCAAAGAGGCAAACACGCGCTTTCGCCCGCTGAGTTTGAAACAGCCGCAAATGAAACCGGCGCCATTGTGCTGGATACCCGTGATCCGCAAAGCTTTGCCGGAGGATTTATTCCGAACAGCGTCAACATCGGTATTGCGGGAAATTTCGCTCCCTGGGTGGGCGCCCTTATACCTGACATTAACCAGCTAATTCTTTTGGTTACCGATGAAGGAACCGAAGAAGAAGTGATCACCCGCCTGGCCCGGGTAGGGTATGATTATACCATTGGTTATCTGAAAGGCGGATTCGCTGCATGGAAGGAGGCTGGTAAGCAAACAGACCATATCATTTCTATAAATGCAGCAGCACTTTCCGAAAAGATCAAAGCAGGGAATATAGCCGTTCTGGATGTACGCAAACCCGGGGAATTTATCAGCGAACATGTGGCCGGCGCCCTGAACCTGCCGCTGGACAACATTAACGATCACCTGGCGGTATTGAATAAGGAGCAGACCTACTTCGTGCATTGCGCCGGTGGGTATCGTTCTGTGATCTTTAATTCCATTTTAAAAGCAAGAGGTTTCGATCATCTTATCGACATCAAAGGCGGTTTCAATGCCATCAAAGAAGCGGGCACCATTCCGGTAACGGACTATGTATGTCCTTCTACTTTGGCAAATAAATAA
- a CDS encoding peptidase domain-containing ABC transporter, whose product MAFPHYYQLEARDCGPTCLRMIAASYGKKYTLAELKEFCGVTRLGVSLQDIIDGAGRLGFETLPLQFPIEKIVEIPLPAILFWRQEHYVVLYKIKQTRKNTFYYISDPSFGKICLSQEVFAKQWTGKESTGVALLLETTDAFYKKEPVPYRKWESLSKFGQLFRNIVQGDKKRSLLALILICIAMVCTWFFPGIFRKMIDEGVQGRNMHIVFSLLIAQVVVFSSKVIADSISTILLMQINFRVSVQFLVNYLQKLIRLPLKIFDTKINADLMLRMDDSDRIQSFLTHHSLELTLSFVNLVIFSVMLYLYNASSFYMFLGISSMSILWTILFLDRRKMLDYSRFSVAAETRNNIYELITEMPEIKINNAHTNKINQWEKLQRKLNTINLRSLYLNYYQLVGANFFNKIKDILITAFCAWLVIHNHMTLGVMMTISFILGQLNSPIDNLINTIRGLQDARLSFDRLEEIQRLKDEHVGKSKILPSPPAKAITIQNLSFKYEGSFNPLVLHDINITIPVGKITAIVGASGSGKTTLLKLLLAIYDPTVGDIYLDNHQLRTLEPDVWRIMCGVVLQNGYIYSGTYAENIALADEKPDMEKVMKAAALACIDEFIEKLPLGYHTQIGKTGIDISGGQKQRILIARAIYRNPGFIFLDEATSNLDANNERKIMNNLHQFFAGKTVVIIAHRLSTVKNADQIIVLEQGRIVESGDHDSLVQLKDKYFHLVKNQLELGA is encoded by the coding sequence ATGGCTTTTCCTCATTATTATCAGCTCGAAGCAAGGGATTGCGGACCTACCTGCCTGAGAATGATCGCCGCCAGTTACGGCAAAAAGTATACTTTGGCCGAACTGAAAGAGTTTTGTGGGGTTACCCGTTTAGGCGTTTCATTACAGGATATCATAGATGGCGCAGGCAGATTGGGATTTGAAACCCTGCCGCTGCAATTCCCTATAGAAAAAATAGTTGAAATTCCTTTACCCGCCATCCTGTTTTGGCGGCAGGAACATTATGTGGTTTTATATAAGATAAAACAAACCAGGAAAAACACTTTCTATTATATCAGCGATCCTTCGTTTGGCAAAATATGCCTGTCGCAGGAAGTGTTTGCCAAACAATGGACGGGCAAAGAAAGCACCGGTGTAGCGCTGCTGCTTGAAACAACAGATGCATTTTATAAAAAGGAACCGGTTCCATATCGAAAATGGGAAAGCCTGTCGAAATTTGGTCAACTCTTCAGAAACATTGTGCAGGGCGATAAAAAAAGATCTTTACTGGCTTTAATACTCATATGCATTGCCATGGTATGTACCTGGTTTTTCCCGGGTATTTTCAGGAAAATGATAGATGAAGGCGTACAGGGCAGGAATATGCATATCGTTTTCAGCCTGCTTATTGCCCAGGTAGTGGTTTTTTCAAGCAAGGTAATTGCCGATAGCATCAGCACCATTTTACTGATGCAGATAAATTTTAGAGTAAGCGTACAGTTTTTGGTTAATTACCTTCAAAAGCTGATCAGGTTACCATTGAAAATATTCGATACAAAAATCAATGCCGACCTGATGCTTCGCATGGATGACAGCGACCGCATACAAAGTTTTCTTACCCATCACAGCCTTGAGCTGACGCTGTCGTTTGTAAATCTTGTTATTTTCTCCGTGATGCTGTATTTATACAATGCTTCATCATTCTATATGTTCCTTGGGATAAGCAGTATGAGCATACTATGGACTATTCTTTTTTTAGATCGTCGCAAAATGCTTGACTATTCCCGTTTTTCTGTAGCTGCAGAAACAAGGAACAATATCTATGAGCTGATTACAGAAATGCCTGAAATAAAGATCAACAATGCACATACCAACAAGATCAATCAATGGGAAAAACTACAAAGGAAACTGAATACCATCAACCTGAGGTCTTTATACCTGAACTATTATCAGTTGGTAGGAGCAAATTTTTTTAATAAGATCAAAGACATTCTTATTACTGCCTTCTGTGCCTGGCTGGTCATTCACAACCATATGACTTTAGGAGTAATGATGACCATCAGCTTTATATTGGGCCAGTTAAACAGCCCGATCGATAACCTGATTAATACAATCAGGGGCTTACAGGATGCCAGGTTATCATTCGACCGGTTAGAAGAAATTCAGCGTTTAAAAGACGAGCATGTAGGCAAAAGTAAAATACTGCCCTCCCCTCCTGCAAAAGCAATTACAATTCAAAATCTCTCCTTTAAATACGAAGGTAGTTTTAACCCGCTTGTACTGCATGATATTAATATAACAATCCCGGTAGGCAAAATTACTGCAATAGTAGGCGCAAGCGGCAGCGGTAAAACAACCCTGTTAAAATTATTGCTGGCTATATATGACCCTACCGTTGGCGATATTTACCTCGATAACCATCAGCTAAGAACTCTGGAACCGGATGTATGGAGAATTATGTGTGGGGTGGTGTTACAAAATGGATACATCTATAGTGGCACCTATGCCGAAAATATTGCGCTGGCCGATGAAAAGCCGGACATGGAAAAAGTAATGAAAGCAGCCGCATTGGCCTGTATAGATGAGTTTATCGAAAAACTGCCGCTGGGTTATCACACACAAATAGGAAAAACAGGTATTGATATCAGTGGTGGTCAAAAACAGCGGATCCTTATTGCCCGGGCTATTTACCGAAACCCCGGGTTCATTTTCCTGGATGAAGCTACCAGTAACCTCGATGCCAATAACGAACGAAAGATCATGAATAACCTGCATCAATTTTTTGCAGGCAAAACGGTGGTTATTATTGCCCACAGGTTAAGTACAGTAAAGAACGCCGACCAGATCATTGTACTGGAACAGGGACGCATTGTTGAATCTGGCGATCACGATTCGCTTGTACAATTAAAAGATAAATATTTTCATTTGGTTAAAAACCAACTTGAACTCGGTGCATAA
- a CDS encoding outer membrane beta-barrel family protein, with protein MKRKTVTLFLLYICTLTINNLYAQSLVKGKVISPGGTGVSYATIMLLKDTLETGIAVSDSAGFFQFTITDEQLRSDSAYSIRGFYLKLSTQKVRLNRDNPFITLILEDNARFLQDVLVTAENPVFTRKADRFVFLPGKALAEGSSALEIMRHTPLVRYSERSETFSIINRTGTVVYINNKKTEIPRDMLMQMLQAMPAENIKSIEIITNPGSEYASNITGGIININIKRQPYEGWMGNLALQTQQSVYNTTMLNGGVNYRKGKIALQIIPFINNSFNYRTSDNTLTYTDGVQNLLHTRYYRRYLVLGGGLNIDYDIDKNNYLSYSGWLSHVSGTSQTGTNTTFYNAGSSQADSGFFSPSNGDDLYIYNYGSINYRHIINEKKAVTLDCIVDYNQFSQTRKYDGVFNETTQSGKYRNDLPQNFFNLSEKIEYSYPFIKNGKVNIGAQFSNTNVKNDLHYYDWNQSDYVLNTSLSNNYRYTEQYWGGFISTTKSFGEKWNSSLGLRVENTNYSTEVRSLKSKNDSTYLNLFPNFSVSYSPNKKNQFSISYSRKISRPNIELLFPGRTWQNRNFFTENNPFLQPMIYNNAEFSYTFNSRYIFLLSYYQTKNSYSRFVIPVEEDNTLKFKNTYLNYGNINSLDLTLNLNQPLWNHFWEIYFSPTLSYASYKSTSPLVNADITNYNYSLFWDNYVFLSRKKQWTAFLTFKYNSSSKDISGETINATSSLDLMIKKVVRKFSLYLMVNDLYNGSSIYKNHLYANSLLAENFTRTNYYNRSVSLKVRYIFGNKQLKGNRNKGAANDEIRRRASN; from the coding sequence ATGAAGCGAAAAACTGTAACCCTTTTTTTGCTATATATATGTACATTAACAATCAATAACCTGTATGCCCAGTCTCTGGTAAAGGGGAAAGTAATTTCCCCGGGTGGCACAGGTGTATCCTATGCAACCATCATGCTTTTAAAAGATACCCTTGAAACAGGTATTGCAGTGAGCGACAGCGCCGGATTTTTTCAATTTACAATAACCGATGAACAATTGAGATCTGATTCTGCATATAGCATCCGCGGGTTTTATTTAAAACTGTCTACGCAAAAGGTCAGGTTAAACCGGGACAATCCCTTCATTACGCTTATACTGGAAGATAATGCCAGGTTTTTGCAGGATGTACTGGTTACGGCAGAAAACCCTGTCTTCACCCGTAAGGCAGACCGGTTTGTTTTTTTGCCTGGCAAAGCCCTGGCAGAAGGAAGCAGCGCTTTGGAAATTATGCGGCATACCCCACTTGTCAGGTACAGCGAACGGAGTGAAACTTTTTCTATTATCAACCGAACTGGTACTGTTGTTTATATCAATAATAAAAAAACTGAAATACCAAGGGACATGCTGATGCAGATGCTGCAGGCGATGCCGGCCGAAAATATTAAAAGCATAGAAATTATTACCAATCCCGGCAGTGAATATGCATCCAATATCACCGGGGGCATCATTAATATAAATATCAAACGCCAGCCATACGAAGGCTGGATGGGTAACCTGGCTCTTCAAACGCAACAATCGGTATATAATACTACCATGTTGAATGGCGGTGTTAACTACCGTAAAGGAAAAATAGCGCTTCAGATCATTCCTTTTATTAATAACAGTTTCAATTACAGGACCAGCGATAATACGCTAACCTATACAGATGGCGTTCAAAACCTGCTGCATACAAGGTATTACCGCCGGTACCTGGTTTTAGGAGGTGGTTTGAATATCGATTATGATATCGACAAGAATAATTACCTCAGTTACAGCGGCTGGCTGTCGCATGTGAGTGGAACTTCCCAAACCGGCACCAACACTACTTTTTATAATGCAGGTAGTTCGCAGGCCGATTCAGGTTTTTTTTCTCCGTCAAACGGCGACGATCTGTATATATATAATTATGGCAGTATTAATTACCGCCATATCATTAATGAAAAAAAAGCAGTCACCCTCGATTGTATTGTTGATTACAACCAGTTTTCGCAAACAAGAAAGTATGATGGTGTTTTTAATGAAACCACTCAGTCGGGAAAATACAGAAACGACCTGCCACAGAATTTCTTCAATCTGTCTGAAAAAATTGAATACAGCTATCCCTTCATAAAAAACGGCAAGGTCAATATAGGCGCTCAGTTCAGTAATACGAATGTAAAAAATGACCTGCACTATTACGACTGGAATCAATCAGACTACGTATTAAACACCAGCCTGAGCAATAATTACAGATATACAGAACAGTACTGGGGTGGGTTTATCAGCACTACAAAAAGCTTTGGTGAAAAATGGAATAGCAGCCTGGGATTGCGTGTTGAAAATACCAACTACTCTACTGAGGTAAGGAGCCTGAAATCAAAGAATGATTCTACTTACCTGAATTTATTCCCGAATTTTTCTGTAAGCTATTCGCCCAACAAAAAGAACCAGTTCAGTATCAGTTATAGCCGAAAGATCAGCCGGCCGAATATTGAACTTTTATTTCCCGGCCGAACATGGCAAAACAGGAACTTCTTTACAGAGAATAATCCGTTTCTGCAGCCAATGATCTATAACAATGCAGAGTTTTCATATACATTCAACAGCAGGTATATTTTTTTACTTTCGTATTATCAAACCAAAAACAGCTATTCAAGATTTGTGATTCCAGTGGAAGAGGATAACACCTTAAAGTTTAAAAATACCTACCTGAATTATGGTAATATAAACAGCCTTGATCTTACGTTAAACCTTAATCAACCGCTATGGAATCACTTTTGGGAAATCTACTTCTCTCCTACGCTGTCATATGCCAGCTATAAAAGTACTTCGCCCCTTGTAAACGCCGATATAACCAACTACAATTATTCATTATTCTGGGACAATTATGTCTTTTTATCAAGAAAAAAGCAATGGACCGCTTTTTTAACTTTTAAATACAACAGTTCATCAAAAGATATCTCCGGCGAAACTATAAACGCTACCTCGTCGCTGGATCTTATGATAAAAAAGGTCGTCAGGAAATTCTCACTATATCTGATGGTGAATGATCTGTATAATGGTAGTTCAATTTATAAGAATCACCTGTATGCCAACAGCCTGCTGGCAGAAAATTTTACCCGTACCAACTATTACAACCGATCTGTATCACTTAAAGTCAGGTACATTTTTGGTAACAAACAGTTAAAAGGAAACAGGAATAAAGGGGCCGCAAATGATGAAATAAGACGCAGGGCCAGCAATTGA